One Diospyros lotus cultivar Yz01 chromosome 1, ASM1463336v1, whole genome shotgun sequence genomic window carries:
- the LOC127794534 gene encoding UDP-glycosyltransferase 92A1 — translation MGERETMEENRCIVMFPFMGQGHMIPFLALALQIEQRGYPIIFVNTPLNIAKLRRSIPPTSSIRLAHLPFNSSDHGLPPDSENTDVLPYSLVLQFLEASTTLRPAFRSLLADLIRGGPPPLCVVADIFFGWSAEVAHDLGLFHVIFSGAGGFGLGCYHSVWLNLPHLASQSAEFTSPDFPEAGRFHVTQLTAAYLQADGKDGWSVFQHRNLSGWANSDGLLFNTVENLDRIGLSYFRRQLKRPIWAVGPVLLLGDDRSRLGKQAGITLEQCLDWLDTKSPNSVLYISFGSMNTISASQMVQLAKALEQVRNVNFIWVVRPPLGFDITAEFRAEDWLPEGFIDNVVEDQKRGIVVVQWAPQVEILSHKAVGAFVTHCGWNSVLEALSRSVPLIGWPMAGEQFFNAKFLVEVVGVCVEVARGTNFEVRHQDIVDKIELVMGEESEKGKEMKRRALEVKEIIKDAIRNEEGVGSGIKGSSVKAMDEFFNAAIISWNEKTTKSGKGPGQDGDEDEERTCI, via the exons atgggagagagagaaacgatGGAAGAAAACAGGTGCATAGTGATGTTCCCGTTCATGGGTCAAGGCCACATGATCCCCTTCCTGGCCTTAGCCCTCCAAATCGAGCAAAGAGGCTACCCCATCATCTTTGTCAACACCCCTCTCAACATCGCCAAGCTCCGGCGATCAATCCCACCCACCTCTTCAATCCGCCTCGCTCATCTCCCCTTCAATTCCTCCGACCACGGCCTCCCGCCGGACTCCGAGAACACCGACGTCCTCCCTTACTCCCTCGTCCTCCAATTCCTCGAGGCCTCCACCACGCTCCGACCCGCCTTCCGATCCCTCCTCGCCGACCTCATCCGCGGCGGCCCTCCGCCGCTCTGCGTCGTCGCCGACATATTCTTCGGCTGGTCCGCCGAGGTCGCCCACGACCTGGGGCTGTTCCACGTCATCTTCAGTGGAGCCGGTGGGTTCGGATTGGGGTGTTACCACTCCGTTTGGCTGAACCTGCCCCATCTCGCCTCCCAGTCCGCGGAATTCACCTCACCGGACTTCCCCGAAGCCGGCCGGTTCCACGTCACCCAGCTCACTGCCGCCTACTTGCAGGCCGACGGCAAGGACGGATGGTCGGTTTTCCAGCACAGGAACCTCTCGGGGTGGGCAAACTCTGACGGGCTTCTGTTCAACACCGTTGAAAACCTCGACCGGATCGGATTATCCTACTTCCGGCGCCAATTGAAGCGCCCAATTTGGGCCGTCGGGCCGGTCCTCCTGCTCGGAGATGACCGATCTCGACTCGGGAAACAGGCCGGAATTACGCTGGAACAATGCTTGGATTGGCTCGATACGAAATCGCCGAATTCGGTCCTGTACATATCATTCGGATCAATGAACACCATATCCGCCTCGCAGATGGTGCAGCTGGCTAAAGCGTTGGAACAAGTTCGGAATGTGAATTTCATATGGGTTGTCCGGCCGCCGCTGGGGTTCGACATAACGGCCGAGTTCAGAGCAGAGGACTGGCTGCCGGAGGGGTTTATCGACAACGTGGTGGAGGATCAGAAACGTGGGATTGTCGTG GTGCAATGGGCACCCCAGGTGGAGATTTTGTCGCACAAAGCAGTGGGTGCGTTCGTGACGCACTGTGGGTGGAACTCGGTGCTGGAAGCGCTGAGCCGGAGCGTGCCGCTGATCGGGTGGCCGATGGCAGGGGAGCAGTTCTTCAATGCCAAGTTCCTGGTGGAGGTGGTGGGGGTGTGCGTGGAGGTGGCGAGAGGGACTAATTTTGAGGTGAGGCATCAGGACATAGTGGACAAGATAGAGCTGGTGATGGGGGAAGAGAGTGAGAAGGGGAAGGAGATGAAGAGGAGAGCACTGGAGGTGAAGGAGATAATCAAAGATGCCATTAGGAACGAGGAGGGAGTTGGTAGTGGAATCAAGGGGTCCTCTGTCAAAGCAATggatgagtttttcaatgctgcCATCATCTCGTGGAACGAGAAGACGACAAAGTCGGGCAAAGGCCCTGGCCAGGACGGGGACGAGGACGAGGAGAGGACTTGTATTTAG